A DNA window from Verrucomicrobiia bacterium contains the following coding sequences:
- a CDS encoding biopolymer transporter ExbD, which translates to MKFPRNARISRGQLDAAPFAGVLFCLLIFVLLSSLVYTPGVRIDLPESVSVLPGVDGPAVAVAMDANGQLYFQNQIIVATNLLKRLQSEVARQSEPVTLVVEADKAATLEQLNRLRDLAASAGIKQISQAVLPRVFDKPVNPKSP; encoded by the coding sequence ATGAAATTCCCGCGCAATGCCCGCATCTCGCGCGGCCAGCTTGACGCTGCGCCGTTCGCGGGAGTGTTGTTTTGCCTGCTGATTTTTGTGCTGTTGTCGTCGCTGGTTTACACGCCGGGCGTGCGGATTGATTTGCCGGAATCGGTTTCGGTTTTGCCGGGAGTGGACGGGCCGGCGGTCGCGGTGGCGATGGATGCCAACGGCCAGCTTTATTTTCAAAACCAAATCATCGTCGCGACCAATTTGTTGAAACGCCTTCAGTCCGAAGTCGCGCGCCAGAGCGAGCCGGTGACGCTTGTGGTGGAGGCGGACAAGGCGGCGACGCTGGAGCAACTCAACCGGCTTCGTGATCTTGCGGCGAGCGCGGGCATCAAGCAAATTTCGCAAGCGGTTCTCCCGCGTGTTTTTGACAAGCCGGTGAACCCGAAAAGTCCATGA
- a CDS encoding GuaB3 family IMP dehydrogenase-related protein — MGMWIGRNRKARVTYGFDEIALVPGDVTINPNEVDTSFKIPRKDGSHFTLKIPIMASAMDGVTDVKFCIEMGKLGGLGVINLEGVQTRYENPSEVLEQVVKADKEEVTTLIQKLYLEPIKEELIARRVEELKKAGVLAAVSSIPQKAERFAAIAQEAGADVFFVQSTVSTVRHISTEYKSLDLAAFTKSLSIPVFIGNAVTYDVTLELMGCGVAGVMIGVGPGAACTSRGVLGLGVPQVTATVDCAAARDQHFKNTGKYVPIITDGGMSKGGDVCKALACGSDAVMVGSAFARAKEAPGKGNHWGMATPHANLPRGTRIKVGLSGSLKQILFGPATVDDGSQNLVGAITTCMGNVGAASIREFQETEIIIAPSIKTEGKLFQTVQSVGMGTR, encoded by the coding sequence ATGGGAATGTGGATCGGAAGAAATCGCAAAGCCCGTGTCACTTATGGGTTTGATGAAATCGCGCTCGTGCCCGGCGATGTCACCATCAACCCGAACGAGGTGGACACCAGCTTTAAAATTCCCCGCAAGGATGGCAGCCATTTCACGCTCAAAATTCCCATCATGGCCAGCGCCATGGACGGCGTGACGGATGTGAAATTTTGCATTGAGATGGGCAAGCTCGGCGGCCTGGGCGTGATCAATCTCGAAGGCGTGCAGACGCGTTACGAAAATCCTTCCGAAGTTCTCGAGCAGGTCGTAAAGGCGGACAAGGAAGAAGTCACCACGCTAATCCAGAAACTTTATCTTGAACCGATTAAGGAAGAATTGATCGCGCGCCGCGTGGAAGAACTTAAGAAGGCCGGCGTGCTGGCGGCGGTGAGTTCCATTCCGCAGAAGGCGGAGCGGTTTGCGGCCATCGCGCAGGAAGCGGGCGCGGATGTATTTTTCGTGCAATCCACGGTGTCCACCGTTCGCCATATTTCCACGGAATATAAATCACTGGACCTGGCGGCGTTCACCAAGAGCTTGAGCATCCCGGTTTTTATCGGCAACGCGGTCACTTACGACGTGACGCTGGAACTGATGGGTTGTGGGGTGGCGGGCGTGATGATCGGCGTTGGGCCGGGGGCGGCGTGCACGAGCCGGGGCGTTTTGGGATTGGGCGTTCCGCAGGTGACGGCGACGGTGGATTGCGCGGCGGCCCGCGATCAGCATTTTAAAAACACGGGCAAATATGTGCCGATCATCACTGACGGCGGCATGAGCAAAGGCGGCGATGTTTGCAAGGCGCTGGCATGCGGCTCGGATGCCGTGATGGTGGGCAGCGCGTTCGCGCGCGCGAAGGAAGCGCCGGGCAAGGGCAATCATTGGGGCATGGCCACGCCACACGCCAACCTGCCGCGCGGCACGCGCATCAAGGTCGGCTTGAGCGGGTCGCTGAAGCAAATTCTTTTCGGCCCGGCCACCGTGGATGACGGTTCGCAAAATTTAGTCGGCGCGATCACGACGTGCATGGGCAACGTCGGCGCCGCGAGCATCCGCGAATTTCAGGAAACGGAAATCATCATCGCGCCGAGCATCAAGACCGAAGGCAAATTGTTCCAGACCGTCCAAAGCGTCGGCATGGGAACCCGTTGA
- a CDS encoding HupE/UreJ family protein has translation MNTKNLKLSALFAVAALLPVLAQAHPGHGPATSFAAGMSHPLHGLDHILVMIAVGLWAAQMGGRALWVVPTTFVSLMTIGGAMGMAGVHLPMVETGILVSVIAMGVLIATAARLPMAVSMALVGVFAIFHGHAHGTEIPMAASGLTYALGFIAATAFLHACGIGLGLLAQKRFSPPAIRFAGVMIVVCGLGMWAGIM, from the coding sequence ATGAATACGAAGAACTTGAAATTATCCGCACTGTTCGCCGTTGCCGCGCTGCTGCCTGTGCTCGCGCAAGCGCATCCCGGTCATGGTCCTGCGACGAGTTTCGCCGCCGGCATGAGTCATCCGCTGCATGGACTGGATCATATTCTGGTCATGATCGCGGTCGGTTTGTGGGCCGCGCAAATGGGTGGCCGCGCCTTGTGGGTGGTGCCGACGACGTTCGTCAGTCTCATGACGATCGGCGGCGCGATGGGCATGGCGGGAGTTCATTTGCCGATGGTGGAAACGGGAATTTTGGTGTCGGTGATTGCGATGGGGGTGTTAATCGCGACGGCGGCGCGGCTGCCGATGGCGGTGAGCATGGCGCTGGTGGGGGTGTTCGCGATTTTCCACGGGCACGCGCACGGAACGGAAATTCCGATGGCGGCATCGGGCCTGACTTACGCGTTGGGATTCATCGCGGCGACGGCGTTTCTGCACGCTTGCGGCATTGGACTTGGTTTGCTCGCGCAAAAACGCTTCAGCCCGCCTGCGATTCGTTTTGCGGGAGTGATGATTGTGGTTTGTGGTTTGGGAATGTGGGCGGGGATCATGTAA
- the galE gene encoding UDP-glucose 4-epimerase GalE, giving the protein MNVFVTGGAGYIGSVCVEELLNAGHKVTVYDSLVEGHRSALDPRAAFVHGRPDEPGNILAAVKVAQPEAILHFAAFALVGESMINPAKYFQNNVVNGLALLNAAIEVKVKKFVFSSTCATYGPPDRVPMTEDLPQRPINPYGESKLMFEKMLKWYHEIHGLEFVAFRYFNAAGASEKFGEHHRIETHLIPNVLKVPLGQSQQCEIYGTDYPTPDGTCIRDYIHIVDLAQAHMLAMTPGKQGFYNLGNGDGYSVRQVIETCEKITGKKIPVVEKPRRPGDPPKLVAGAAKAINELGWKPKYPKLEDIIRTAWNWHVNHPNGYPD; this is encoded by the coding sequence ATGAACGTATTCGTCACCGGCGGCGCGGGCTATATCGGGTCAGTGTGCGTGGAAGAACTGCTTAACGCGGGCCACAAGGTCACCGTCTATGACAGCCTCGTCGAAGGCCATCGCTCCGCGCTCGACCCACGCGCGGCCTTCGTTCACGGCCGCCCGGACGAACCCGGAAATATCCTCGCCGCCGTCAAAGTCGCGCAACCCGAAGCCATCCTGCATTTCGCCGCCTTCGCGCTCGTCGGCGAGTCCATGATCAACCCCGCAAAATATTTTCAGAACAACGTCGTCAACGGCCTCGCGCTCCTCAACGCCGCCATCGAAGTCAAAGTGAAGAAGTTCGTCTTCAGCTCGACGTGCGCGACTTACGGCCCGCCCGATCGCGTGCCCATGACGGAAGACTTGCCGCAACGCCCCATCAATCCCTACGGCGAATCGAAATTGATGTTCGAAAAAATGCTCAAGTGGTATCACGAAATTCACGGCTTGGAATTCGTCGCCTTTCGCTATTTCAATGCCGCCGGCGCCAGCGAAAAATTCGGCGAACATCATCGCATCGAGACGCATCTGATTCCGAACGTCCTCAAAGTCCCGCTCGGCCAATCCCAGCAATGCGAGATTTACGGCACGGATTATCCCACGCCCGACGGCACGTGCATCCGCGATTACATTCACATCGTGGATCTCGCGCAGGCCCACATGCTCGCGATGACTCCCGGCAAACAAGGATTCTACAACCTCGGCAATGGCGATGGTTATTCAGTGCGCCAGGTCATCGAGACCTGCGAAAAAATCACCGGCAAAAAAATTCCCGTTGTCGAAAAACCGCGCCGCCCGGGTGATCCACCCAAACTCGTCGCGGGCGCGGCCAAGGCCATCAACGAACTCGGCTGGAAACCAAAATATCCCAAGCTCGAAGACATCATCCGCACCGCCTGGAACTGGCACGTGAATCATCCGAACGGCTATCCAGATTAA
- a CDS encoding HigA family addiction module antitoxin: MKPNKLPPIHPGEILLEEYMKPRGLTQNGLARALHVPPRRINEIVLEKRGITADTALRLARYFGTSAEMWTGLQADYDLRLVRYAKASLIDREIEPLPELRAA, encoded by the coding sequence ATGAAACCAAACAAACTGCCACCAATTCATCCCGGTGAGATTTTGCTGGAAGAATATATGAAACCGCGCGGACTGACGCAAAATGGTTTGGCGCGAGCGCTGCATGTGCCTCCCCGCCGCATCAATGAAATTGTTTTGGAGAAACGCGGGATCACGGCGGACACGGCCTTGCGGCTTGCGCGCTATTTTGGAACGAGCGCGGAAATGTGGACCGGCTTGCAAGCGGATTACGACCTGCGGTTGGTGCGCTATGCCAAAGCCTCTTTGATTGACCGGGAAATCGAACCGTTGCCAGAACTGCGTGCCGCGTGA
- a CDS encoding type II toxin-antitoxin system RelE/ParE family toxin, translating to MIRSFACKETELLFNDQSYRRLPPQIQRPARRKLLLLNQARTLNDLRSPYGNHLEALQEKRKGQHSIRVNDQWRICFLWQDADAFDVEIVDYH from the coding sequence ATGATACGCAGTTTCGCCTGCAAAGAGACCGAATTGCTTTTCAACGATCAATCATATCGGCGATTGCCACCGCAAATTCAGCGGCCGGCGCGGCGCAAGCTGCTTTTGTTAAATCAAGCACGAACCTTAAATGATTTGCGATCCCCTTATGGAAATCACTTGGAAGCCTTGCAGGAAAAACGAAAAGGGCAGCACAGCATACGAGTAAATGATCAATGGCGGATTTGTTTTCTATGGCAGGATGCCGATGCATTTGACGTTGAAATTGTTGATTACCACTAA
- a CDS encoding HAD family hydrolase: MKNELRPALFLDRDGTLIQEKDHLHKVADVRIFIGAAEALRKLRDAGFLLFIITNQSGVGRGYFTMDDVNAVHRHIAEEVAKEGVRFEKYYVAPELPGQPTRGRKPLPQYLYDARDEFGLDLARSYMIGDKLIDLQCGWNAGVRKSILVRTGYGAVLEKKTGEELKEALVVEGIVGAVEWIMQDFKRGGAEARR; this comes from the coding sequence TTGAAAAATGAATTGAGGCCGGCGTTGTTTTTGGATCGGGACGGGACGTTGATCCAGGAGAAGGATCATTTGCACAAGGTCGCGGACGTGCGCATTTTCATCGGTGCGGCAGAGGCGTTGCGGAAATTGCGGGACGCGGGGTTTCTGCTGTTCATCATCACAAACCAATCGGGAGTCGGGCGCGGTTATTTCACGATGGACGACGTGAATGCCGTGCATCGGCATATTGCGGAGGAAGTGGCGAAGGAGGGCGTGCGCTTCGAGAAATATTATGTCGCGCCGGAATTGCCGGGGCAGCCGACGCGCGGGCGCAAGCCGTTGCCGCAATATTTGTATGATGCGCGGGATGAATTTGGGTTGGACCTCGCGCGAAGTTATATGATCGGGGATAAATTGATTGATTTGCAATGCGGGTGGAATGCGGGCGTGCGGAAAAGCATTTTGGTGCGGACGGGTTATGGCGCGGTCCTGGAGAAAAAAACGGGCGAGGAATTAAAAGAGGCGTTGGTGGTGGAGGGAATTGTGGGGGCGGTGGAGTGGATTATGCAGGATTTTAAACGCGGAGGCGCGGAGGCGCGGAGGTAG
- the kdsB gene encoding 3-deoxy-manno-octulosonate cytidylyltransferase: MKIVGIIPARYASTRFPGKPLALIAGKPLIQHVVERCQLAKSLSEVIVATDDTRIWEVAQDFCRTEMTSPDHPSGTDRLAEVVRGCECDAIINIQGDEPLIDPTVIDAVAGALSANEMSTAATRIHETGEYDNANVVKVVVNAAGRALYFSRRTIPYVRDAASRSVADQLAAFPVLKHIGIYGYRRETLLKLVQCPVSPLENAEKLEQLRALENGIAIAVVQVKYDSIGVDMPADVARVEAILNKR, encoded by the coding sequence ATGAAAATTGTTGGCATTATTCCGGCCCGCTATGCTTCGACACGCTTTCCCGGCAAGCCGCTCGCGCTGATCGCGGGCAAGCCGCTCATCCAACACGTCGTCGAGCGCTGCCAGCTTGCGAAGTCGTTGAGCGAAGTCATCGTGGCGACGGACGATACGCGCATCTGGGAAGTGGCGCAGGATTTTTGCCGGACAGAGATGACTTCGCCCGATCATCCGAGCGGCACGGATCGTTTGGCGGAAGTCGTGCGCGGCTGCGAGTGCGATGCCATCATCAACATCCAGGGCGACGAACCGCTGATTGATCCGACGGTCATTGACGCCGTGGCGGGCGCACTTTCCGCCAATGAAATGTCCACCGCCGCCACGCGCATCCACGAGACGGGCGAATACGACAATGCGAATGTCGTAAAAGTCGTTGTCAACGCCGCCGGTCGCGCTTTATATTTTTCCCGGCGCACGATTCCGTATGTGCGTGATGCCGCCAGTCGTTCGGTTGCCGATCAACTGGCGGCCTTTCCAGTTTTGAAGCATATTGGCATCTACGGGTATCGGCGGGAGACATTGTTGAAGCTGGTGCAATGCCCGGTTTCGCCGCTCGAAAATGCGGAAAAGCTGGAGCAATTACGGGCGCTGGAAAACGGCATCGCGATTGCGGTCGTGCAGGTGAAATACGACAGCATCGGCGTGGATATGCCTGCGGACGTGGCGCGGGTGGAAGCGATTTTGAACAAGCGTTGA
- a CDS encoding CTP synthase, with the protein MKYIFVTGGVVSSLGKGLTAAALGTLLENRGLRVTLQKFDPYLNVDPGTMSPYQHGEVYVLDDGAETDLDLGHYERFTNVQLTRMNNLTSGQVYQTVLDKERRGDYLGKTVQVIPHVTDEIKNRIHALAESAKADVTIIEIGGTTGDIEGLPFLEAIRELAHEVGYSNALFLHVTYVPFIKAAGELKTKPTQQSVAKLREIGIAPHILVCRCEFPLDKDLRHKISMFCNVPFEAVIEEKDVDHSIYELPLILQRERLDDLVCRQLHLDVPVANMAHWQEIIRKLIAPRHRVRIGVVGKYIELNDAYKSVYEAIIHGGIANDCGVEIHKVDAEAIEREGPDKILKGLGGILVPGGFGERGIEGKIMAAKYARENNVPYLGLCLGMQIATIEFARNVLKLEKAHSTEFDATTPHPVIALLDEQKKVAKKGGTMRLGSQACQLDVGTVAATLYGAFVINERHRHRYEFNNAYRDRFAKADFVFSGNSADGKLVEVIELPKHPFFIACQFHPEFHSKPHKPHPLFRGFISAAHNYMHNRPF; encoded by the coding sequence ATGAAATACATTTTTGTAACGGGTGGAGTGGTGAGTTCGCTGGGCAAAGGTCTCACGGCGGCGGCCTTGGGCACGCTGCTCGAAAACCGCGGGCTGCGCGTCACGCTGCAAAAGTTCGACCCTTACCTGAACGTGGACCCCGGCACGATGAGCCCGTATCAGCACGGCGAAGTTTATGTGCTGGATGACGGCGCGGAGACGGATCTTGATCTTGGGCATTACGAGCGCTTCACGAATGTCCAGCTTACCCGCATGAACAACCTGACCAGCGGGCAGGTTTACCAGACGGTGCTTGATAAGGAACGCCGGGGTGATTACCTCGGCAAGACGGTGCAGGTGATTCCGCACGTCACGGATGAAATTAAAAATCGCATTCATGCACTGGCGGAATCCGCGAAGGCGGATGTGACGATCATCGAGATCGGCGGCACGACGGGGGATATTGAAGGATTGCCGTTCCTCGAAGCGATTCGCGAACTCGCGCATGAAGTCGGGTACAGCAATGCCTTGTTTCTGCATGTGACTTACGTGCCGTTCATCAAGGCGGCGGGCGAGTTGAAGACGAAGCCTACGCAACAGTCGGTGGCGAAGCTGCGCGAAATCGGCATCGCGCCGCACATTCTGGTATGCCGCTGTGAATTTCCGCTCGACAAGGATTTGCGCCATAAGATTTCGATGTTCTGCAACGTGCCGTTTGAGGCGGTGATCGAGGAGAAGGACGTTGACCACAGCATTTATGAGTTGCCGCTGATTCTTCAGCGCGAGCGGCTCGATGATTTGGTTTGCCGCCAGTTGCATCTCGACGTGCCGGTGGCGAACATGGCGCACTGGCAGGAGATCATCCGCAAATTGATTGCGCCGCGGCATCGCGTCCGCATCGGCGTGGTCGGCAAATACATTGAATTGAACGACGCCTACAAATCGGTTTATGAAGCGATCATTCACGGCGGCATCGCGAACGATTGTGGCGTGGAAATCCACAAGGTGGATGCCGAGGCGATCGAACGCGAAGGCCCGGACAAAATTTTGAAGGGGCTGGGCGGCATCCTCGTGCCGGGCGGTTTCGGCGAACGCGGTATTGAGGGCAAAATCATGGCGGCGAAATATGCGCGCGAAAATAATGTGCCGTACTTGGGGCTTTGCCTGGGCATGCAGATCGCGACGATTGAATTCGCGCGCAACGTGCTCAAGCTGGAGAAGGCGCACTCGACAGAATTTGACGCGACGACTCCGCATCCCGTGATCGCGCTGCTGGATGAACAAAAGAAAGTCGCCAAGAAAGGCGGCACCATGCGGCTCGGTTCGCAGGCATGCCAGTTGGATGTCGGCACCGTCGCGGCGACGCTTTACGGCGCGTTCGTCATCAATGAGCGCCATCGGCATCGCTACGAATTCAACAACGCGTATCGCGACCGTTTTGCGAAGGCGGATTTTGTGTTCAGCGGCAATTCGGCGGATGGGAAATTGGTGGAAGTCATCGAACTGCCGAAGCATCCATTTTTCATTGCGTGCCAATTTCATCCCGAGTTCCACAGCAAGCCGCACAAGCCGCATCCGTTGTTTCGCGGATTTATTTCCGCTGCGCATAATTACATGCACAACCGCCCGTTTTGA
- a CDS encoding folylpolyglutamate synthase/dihydrofolate synthase family protein: MTTRESYSDAIKFLYDLQLFGTALGLERATKLAKLAGDPQRHLRFIHVAGTNGKGSTCAMLESIYRHAGLRVGLFTSPHLVAFGERIQVNREMISEADIVRLVGEMKALLGQFGAEEHPTFFEVVTVMALKYFAEQKCDLVIWETGLGGRLDATNIVTPLVSVITNIQFDHQAWLGDTLAKIAAEKAGIIKARVPVVTAVDEREAFRVLFEVARQNEAPFWLITWTQSEFPPLRGLELPLLGEHQRLNAAVATYAVRAVGNRIAVSDDDIRAGLLAVRWPGRLQLIERAGGKKFLLDGAHNIGGAESLRMALQTYFATQSPTLVLGMLRDKDCREVCNILVPLAKRILLAPVRSQRTAAANELAKMCREANASAEVIETNSLAEALTLAEPDEFVVIAGSLYLIGEAMEMFKLGPSKSSDERGLNEWGTRGN; this comes from the coding sequence ATGACAACCAGGGAGAGCTATTCGGACGCAATCAAGTTTCTCTACGATTTGCAGTTGTTCGGCACGGCGCTTGGGCTGGAGCGAGCGACGAAACTTGCGAAACTTGCGGGCGATCCGCAGCGGCATTTGCGCTTCATCCATGTCGCGGGCACGAATGGGAAAGGCTCGACCTGCGCGATGCTCGAGAGCATTTACCGCCACGCCGGCTTGCGCGTGGGATTGTTCACGTCGCCGCATCTCGTGGCGTTTGGCGAACGCATCCAGGTCAATCGCGAGATGATCAGTGAGGCGGACATCGTGCGATTGGTTGGCGAGATGAAGGCGCTGCTTGGGCAATTTGGCGCGGAGGAACATCCCACTTTTTTCGAAGTCGTCACCGTCATGGCGCTGAAATATTTTGCCGAGCAGAAATGCGATCTGGTGATTTGGGAAACCGGTTTGGGCGGGCGGCTCGATGCGACCAATATTGTGACACCGCTGGTCAGCGTTATCACGAACATCCAATTCGATCATCAGGCGTGGCTGGGCGATACGCTGGCGAAAATCGCGGCCGAAAAAGCGGGCATCATCAAGGCGCGTGTGCCGGTCGTGACGGCGGTGGATGAGCGCGAAGCCTTTCGGGTTTTGTTTGAAGTCGCGCGGCAAAATGAAGCGCCGTTCTGGCTGATCACGTGGACGCAAAGCGAGTTTCCGCCATTGAGAGGTTTGGAGTTGCCGCTGCTGGGCGAGCATCAACGGTTGAACGCGGCAGTCGCGACCTACGCCGTGCGCGCGGTGGGAAATCGAATTGCGGTGAGCGACGATGACATTCGCGCGGGTCTGCTGGCGGTGCGATGGCCGGGGCGGTTGCAGTTGATTGAGCGCGCGGGCGGCAAAAAGTTTTTGCTGGATGGCGCGCATAACATCGGCGGCGCGGAATCATTGCGGATGGCGTTGCAAACTTATTTCGCAACGCAAAGTCCAACGCTCGTGCTCGGCATGCTGCGGGACAAAGATTGCCGGGAGGTTTGCAATATTCTCGTGCCGCTGGCGAAACGGATTTTGCTGGCGCCGGTGCGGAGCCAGCGCACAGCGGCGGCCAATGAGTTGGCGAAAATGTGCCGTGAGGCAAATGCCTCAGCGGAAGTGATCGAAACGAATTCGCTGGCGGAGGCGTTGACGCTGGCGGAGCCGGATGAGTTTGTGGTGATCGCGGGTTCGCTTTATCTGATTGGCGAAGCGATGGAAATGTTTAAACTGGGGCCGTCCAAGTCCAGCGATGAGCGCGGCTTGAACGAATGGGGAACACGGGGGAACTGA
- a CDS encoding prolyl oligopeptidase family serine peptidase, whose translation MPALLYPVTARTNQVDNYHGTLVADPYRWLEDDNAEATKAWVEAENKVTFDFLGKIPQRAAIKQRLTQLWNYERFGVPMKQGGRYFITRNNGLQNQAVLYTMTSLEAAPVLLLDPNTLSTDGTVSLAGYSISDDGNLMAYGLARAGSDWEEWHVRDVRTGQDLKDEIHWVKFSGASWRKDGEGFYYSRYDEPAAGNALKGVNYFHKLYYHRLGTPQADDHLIYQRPDHKDWNFNGGVTDDGHYLIIDASEGTDTRNRVFYLDLQKPGSEVVELLNEFDAAYHFVDNVGTVFYFNTDLNAPRGRIIAIDIAQPERVNWRELVPQSPDRLEGVSLVDDQFIATYLKDARSEVKIFKRDGAFIRTVDLPGLGTVGGFGGKRGDTETFYAFTSFTTPTSIYRYDLTEEKSSIFKQPHVAFSPDDYETKQIFYHSKDGTRVPMFITYKKGLKLDGKNPTYLYGYGGFDISITPSFSPATLDWMEMGGVFAVANIRGGGEYGEEWHHGGMKLKKQNVFDDFIAAAEWLIANHYTETPKLAIGGGSNGGLLVGACLTQRPDLYGAALPSVGVMDMLRFHKFTIGWAWTSDYGSSDDPEYFKTLYAYSPLHHIKPGTKYPATLITTGDHDDRVVPAHSFKFAATLQAAQSGPKPILIRIETRAGHGAGKPTSKVIEESADKWAFLVEELHMHPENLAK comes from the coding sequence ATGCCCGCACTTCTTTATCCGGTCACCGCCCGCACCAATCAGGTGGATAATTATCACGGCACACTCGTGGCCGATCCGTATCGCTGGCTCGAGGACGACAATGCCGAAGCCACCAAAGCGTGGGTCGAGGCCGAGAACAAAGTGACGTTCGACTTCCTCGGAAAAATTCCCCAGCGCGCCGCGATCAAGCAGCGGCTTACGCAACTTTGGAATTATGAACGCTTCGGCGTGCCGATGAAACAGGGCGGACGCTATTTCATCACGCGCAACAACGGCCTGCAAAATCAGGCGGTGCTTTATACGATGACCTCGCTGGAGGCCGCGCCGGTTTTGTTGCTCGATCCGAACACGCTTTCCACCGATGGAACCGTATCGCTGGCCGGTTACTCAATCAGCGACGATGGGAACCTGATGGCTTACGGGCTGGCGCGCGCGGGTTCGGATTGGGAGGAGTGGCACGTGCGCGACGTGCGGACGGGGCAGGATTTGAAGGACGAAATTCATTGGGTGAAATTTTCCGGCGCTTCGTGGCGGAAGGACGGCGAGGGATTTTATTACAGCCGTTACGACGAACCGGCGGCGGGCAACGCGCTCAAGGGCGTGAACTATTTTCACAAACTTTATTACCATCGCCTTGGCACGCCGCAAGCGGATGATCATTTGATCTACCAGCGCCCGGATCACAAGGATTGGAATTTCAATGGCGGCGTCACCGATGACGGGCACTATCTGATCATTGACGCGTCGGAAGGCACGGACACGCGCAACCGGGTTTTTTATCTCGACCTGCAAAAACCGGGGAGCGAAGTCGTCGAGTTGTTGAACGAATTCGATGCGGCGTATCACTTCGTAGATAACGTCGGCACGGTTTTCTATTTCAACACGGACTTGAACGCGCCGCGCGGTCGCATCATCGCGATTGATATTGCGCAACCGGAGCGGGTGAACTGGCGGGAACTCGTGCCGCAATCGCCGGACCGGCTGGAAGGCGTGTCGCTGGTGGACGATCAATTTATCGCGACGTATCTGAAGGATGCACGGTCGGAGGTGAAAATTTTCAAACGTGATGGCGCGTTTATTCGCACGGTGGATTTGCCGGGGCTGGGAACAGTCGGCGGTTTTGGCGGCAAGCGCGGCGACACGGAAACTTTTTACGCTTTCACGAGTTTCACGACGCCCACGAGCATTTACCGGTATGATTTGACCGAGGAAAAAAGCTCGATCTTCAAGCAGCCGCACGTGGCGTTCTCGCCGGACGATTATGAGACGAAACAAATTTTTTATCACAGCAAAGACGGCACGCGCGTGCCGATGTTCATCACTTACAAAAAAGGACTGAAGCTGGACGGAAAAAATCCGACGTATCTTTATGGGTACGGCGGTTTCGACATCAGCATCACGCCGAGCTTCAGCCCGGCGACTCTCGATTGGATGGAGATGGGCGGCGTGTTTGCGGTGGCGAATATTCGCGGCGGCGGCGAATACGGCGAAGAGTGGCATCACGGCGGGATGAAATTGAAGAAGCAAAATGTGTTCGATGATTTCATCGCGGCGGCGGAATGGCTGATCGCGAATCATTACACGGAGACGCCCAAGCTGGCGATTGGCGGCGGGAGCAACGGCGGGTTGCTGGTGGGCGCGTGCCTGACGCAGCGGCCGGATTTATACGGCGCGGCGCTGCCTTCGGTGGGCGTGATGGACATGCTGCGGTTTCATAAATTCACGATCGGCTGGGCGTGGACTTCGGATTATGGGTCGTCGGACGACCCGGAATATTTTAAGACGTTGTATGCGTATTCGCCGCTGCATCACATCAAGCCGGGCACAAAATATCCGGCGACGTTGATCACGACGGGCGACCATGACGATCGCGTGGTGCCGGCGCATAGTTTTAAATTCGCGGCGACGTTGCAGGCGGCGCAGTCGGGCCCAAAACCGATTTTGATCCGCATCGAAACGCGGGCGGGACATGGCGCGGGAAAACCGACTTCAAAAGTGATCGAGGAATCGGCGGACAAGTGGGCGTTCCTGGTGGAGGAGCTTCACATGCACCCGGAAAATCTGGCGAAATGA